In Citrus sinensis cultivar Valencia sweet orange chromosome 3, DVS_A1.0, whole genome shotgun sequence, the sequence TTAAATCGTCGAGCAATGATGAAAAATCATTCAAGAgatagaaaatttttctttatatgtaatgattgtaaaaaaaattaacacaaaaattttattaactaattGAAAATTGACACATAAAGAACtaaagaaagggacagaacaGTTGCCCATGATTGCATTTGTACCCAAGACATAAATTAGTCTCCAGTAATTAATTCTTGCTACTTCAAATCCACTTTTAATCTTTCATAGAAAAGATATTGACATTTTAGTGGGGCCCCTaatgttttgaatttgattcataatctcaaaattccaaaagGATGCAAAGACATAGTGAGAGACATGATTAAAGAACCTTGTCTTTCAATTTTGCTTAATGTATGAGAGGGAGAgataattaaaacttttcatgaattctttcttttattattattattttttctttcaatctcAGCAACGTGTTTACCATATTACCCCCATATTATTCAAAGCTGCTGCTGATTCAAATCTCCCGTGGACGATACACAgtcatataattttcatttaaaaaaagcaaattaaactattaaagTATAAGAAGATCGAAAAGATAGAACATAATTGTGTAGAAGACATGAGAATATGAAACAAGCGGCGGACCGTAACATTACGTATATAAATTGATACAgtgtataattaataaagcaGGAAGCACACAACATGatcagtaaattaatttaaataactcTACGTCCTGAGACTCACTGTTTCTTATCATAGACTACGTGAATTATCCTATTTTTCGTTTCAcctctctctccttttttcAAGATTTATTGAATTATCTTATATTACATGACCATATCAAACCGTAACGAACAAAAATGCCATGTTCAGTTCATTAGGAGCATTATCAAAAGTAGCTCCACAAACGTTCTCCATCAGAATTCTCCGGCGAATCATCAGACGGCGAAGAGTTTAGTCTAGGCGGGGACACCATCATTCCCTCTGCCATGTCCACTAGCAAATTAGGCATGTTCAAAAGTGCGTCCTCGTCAACAAATTCTCCAATCACATCATTGCTGCGCGACTGTTCCATTCTTTGATTCTCATCAGGATCACTTACACTTTCGGCCTTTCTTCGAGCACAAGAAGCAGCCGCAGCTGCAGCGGCGTTACGTATGTCcacagaagaagaagaagcaggcACCGGGTAGGTTGAAACAAAGTTAGGGAAATTGAGCACAGCATCACTTCCTTTGAGGGCTAGGGCTGCAACATCATAAGCGGCCGCTGCCATTTCAGGAGTAGGATATGTACCGAGCCATATACGTGTGCTCTTGCGAGGCTCCCGGACCTCCGACACCCATTTGCTGTTCCGGCACCGGATTCCTCGGTACAACGGGTGTTTCTTGGTGGAGCTTGACGGGGCAGCGGCCATGGTACTGGTGTTAGATGATGGGTGAGCTAAATTTTCACTTATGGgagaagggtaattttgacACGTGGAAGTATTATTGTGAAGGGAATGTGGCCCTCGAAGTTGAAGATAGTGGTCTAATTCGGGTACGTTGGTAGGATTTTGAGGGTCATGATCAcccatatataatataaggcTTTTAGGAAAtattgaagataaataaatatatatatatatatctggGGGATTAGTATAGTTATATATGTTGGGTACTTAATTAAGGTGATATAgcaatacatatttataaaaaaagtgaaaGCGTGGGCAATTCGCGGGGTCGATTGAAACTCGTGGTATCCAGTAATATTGCTAGCTGCTAGCTAGGGTTTTCAAGTCTACTTGCATGTTTTCTAAGTGGAAAATGATAGTTGACactctaatatatatatatatgcatacatatttttatgtttttttttttttttgggagctATATGATGAAATTGATGGAGAGAACGCACGCTTAATTATGCTCGCACGCTATTAATTAGTTACGATATTGCCTTACATAACAATAGCAAGGCCAAGAATTGTGAATTCCGCTGTTAGTAATTAATGTAGAAGTACATCACATAAGCACACACGAATAATTCACGATTAGAAATATATGAGTTTGATGCTGAGATTTTTATGTACAAGTCATGATACTGGCCAGGAATTTTATCAGGGGGATTTGCAAATTCAAAGAATATGTATGTATAGTTGTGTTCTGATACATAACTACATAGACTATTAATGAGTTTCATTCGTTGAATGTTCTTAATTACCTGATTCTAggcaaatttaaattaaatctgGTAACCAAAAATTAGGTAGTGGTTCgatcaaattatatttataatttaatcaaacaaGGCAAAGTTACAAGTATCTCATAACCTAATGACAATTAATGAGTGACAACTAATCTAAATACCACACACATGTTCCCCCATGGATGAAGGATCCTAGCTAGCTTCAATGAGATCAATCTTCATGAATAGTCCGCAGGGGTCCCATTTTCGTGCTTGCATCCTGACCAAAAAGGGCCAGAAAACTGCAGACAGAGCAAAAGATGTTTCTTCAGATACGATTATTACAGTCAAATCCATGTTCGGTTTGGGCGGCTGGTACTGGTACTTTCCTTGGACAATATTTGGCCAACAaggagtttttgtttttccacGCCCTTTAACAGTCTTATTAGTTTCTCTTTGTCACACATGATTTTAGTGTCTGATTGTGTCACTTCCTTTTCCTCATCTATGGAATCCTTAATCTTTTGGGTACGGCTAATACCTTTTCAATTGTTAATGTAATGTATGCTATTTACTGAAGAGATTTCAGATTTGAAGGTTTCCTACCATTCAATGTACTCTAAAAAATCTTTTGTTGGGACCAGAAATATGTTGTATATTTGAATGATAAGTGCGTGTGATGTTATTGCCCACTCGTGGAATTTCCCAGCAAATCTGTGTCACTAGAGTCTTGAATTGCCAACAAAACTGAGTGGATGGTACCTTGTGGTCCTGCATACATTATTGTTCTtagaattaagaaaaatgttttcttgATTAGCAGTTGCTAACTATTTAACAAGATGtttttgaatatatttgactatatattgttttattgataaattttccTATTCTATCGTGGTATGCTAAAACCTATGTGCGTatgacatatatttttttttctttttttcttttttaattttcaaatccatTAAGCAGAGTTAGTTAAGGACCTAAAATTCCTTTTTAACCTCAGCTTCTTTCTTGTCACTCATAATTAAGTGCTTACTTGCTTTACAGGAGAATGAGTGAAGAAGTGAGAATTAAATCTTTCCAAATATAAGTAGCTATTTGGGTAGAGAaatgaaattcttttataGATCTAAATATGAACCTAGATTTTGTCATAGGGCCAGTTTGGGATTGCGAAAACTGATGAAATAAGTTGCGGATTAAAAAGGTAGTTTGGTGTTTTGGTAAATTGTGCTATTGTGGTTGTTGTGAGTTTGAAAAGTAAAGTATAtgtgtttagtaaattttattacgaaaatgttgttttattatataatgaccaaaatagacataagttttaattttaatttttatttttagagtatgtttaataaattgtttacacatatcttttttttttaaatatgtaaaattacattaaaaactcaattaaaaaaaaagaactttatAATCggttacataaaatatgataaaaattcatagttacacataatctaaataaaataaaaagtaatatgtattacatatttacattcataataaattttttgcaataaagttcctccaatttttcatttcttgggATCCAGACCCATTAGTATTGTGATACTTTTCTTGAGTGTTATTATCTCTTTCTATTCCTTCATTAAATATTGAAGTAGGATAATTTTCGATGTTGTCAAAATGCAGATCACATTGCACATGTCTTCTTATATAATTGTGTAATGTCATGGTTGCAATGACTATTTTCACTTGTTTGGCAAACAGATAGCTAGGTATGTCTCTTAAAATCTTTCATCTTTTCTTCTCCATACTCCAAATGTGCGTTCAATAATGGTTCTAAGCAATGAGTGAGCatgattaaatatttcttgatAACCTGTGGGTTTACTACCTTGACGAAACTCTGGAAGGTGGTATTTTTCACCTTTATATGGACCTAAAAAACCACTAATTTGGGGGTATCCTGCATCCACTAAGTAATATTTTCCTGTTGAATAAAAAACATGTAAATTTATAtcgtaatattttaaaagattaaattaaaattcaacttgaatactttgttaacaaaaatactaaatatttaagaaataactttaaaaaaatgaaacaccTTTGGGAGGCTGTGGAAAATTCATTGTATGATTTCTAATAGCTGTTAGAAAAATCCTTGCATGCCTTCCCAACCTGCAAGtgcaaaaataaattgcaaaTCAAAACTACATTCAACCATTATATTTTGAGTCGgtatttcttttctatcaATATATGGTATTTGATCTTCTAGGGATATTGTGGTAAGAACATGCACACCATCTATAGCACCAATATAATCCCAATAATAGCatgaaaacatatttattactaatctgtaactttgaaaaacaaaaattaaaaataattttttaattaccttAAAGTGGGGCATGTATTTCGAATCTCTCAGTATTTCTTTAGGAACCTCCTTAAACTCAGGATCTTCTGGCTTTATTATATCTATTGCTATAAGATACACAATATCTAATGCTTGCCTAAAATATCTGTTGATGGTTTCACCTGAGTGTTGAAAGCATTTTTGTGCTAACCTATTTCCAACCTCATGTCCCAAAGTACGCAAAAACATTCCTAGAATCTCAGTAGCCCCCATTCTTCTTGAAACTTTTAGcccataatttatttttagatcaacatataatttaaaaaaatacagacTTTTCCATTCTAAACATCTTGTAGCACCAATTATCATTTCCTTCTAATACATCCTTCAACCACATAATTCCAGTTTGTATAGAATTCATACAAGgttgtttataaatatatttgagaTAATAGTCTTCTATAAGAAGT encodes:
- the LOC102610481 gene encoding ethylene-responsive transcription factor ERF027, yielding MGDHDPQNPTNVPELDHYLQLRGPHSLHNNTSTCQNYPSPISENLAHPSSNTSTMAAAPSSSTKKHPLYRGIRCRNSKWVSEVREPRKSTRIWLGTYPTPEMAAAAYDVAALALKGSDAVLNFPNFVSTYPVPASSSSVDIRNAAAAAAASCARRKAESVSDPDENQRMEQSRSNDVIGEFVDEDALLNMPNLLVDMAEGMMVSPPRLNSSPSDDSPENSDGERLWSYF